CCAGCTCATCTTTGCCAACTGTCGAGACATAATAGCCTCTTGCCCAAAAATTCTGACCAGTAAAATTCTTTTTCCGGCCACCATAATTCCTTGCAGTGCTTATTGCACTCTTC
The Desulforegula conservatrix Mb1Pa genome window above contains:
- a CDS encoding transposase; protein product: KSAISTARNYGGRKKNFTGQNFWARGYYVSTVGKDELAVREYIRKQEYEDRRIEQLRLFD